A window of Plantibacter sp. PA-3-X8 genomic DNA:
CCGAACACGAGCGACGCGAGCACCGCGGTGAGCGCGACGCCCGCAGCGGCCCAGATGCCGTAGACCACCCCGATCGGCACCCCCATGCGGAGCAGCAGGGACAGCGCGATGAACGCACCCGCGTACCCGACCACGGCGAGGATCGACCACCAGGGGTTCTCGATGGTGCCGCGGAGCGAGAGGGTCGCCGTGACCTCCAACAGGATGGCGGCGGAGAGGATCAGCCACTTCTTCATCGGGCTTCACCTCCAGCGAGGGCCAGGAGTCGCGAGACGAGGTCGGCGCGCTGGTCGCGGCCGACGTCGAGGATGCCGGTCGCCTCGGCGATCCAGAGGCCGTTCGCCGCCAACCAGACGAGCAGGAGGGAGGTCGAATCGGTGTCCTCGCCGAACCCGAACCAGGTCCGGAGGTACTCGAGCCAGGGAGCGGCGAGTTCGGGACGCCTGACCGCCTCGGCGAAGACGACGAACTCGCCCTGGCTCGCCCCACCCTCCCCTGCGAAGGCGACGAAGGCCCGCACCCGCTCCTCGAGCGTCGACGTCTCGAGCGGCGCCCCCAACTCCTCCACGAGTTCGCGCTGCCAGCGAGCGACCACGTGCTCGATCACCGCGATCATCATCGCGTCCCGTGAGGGGAAGTGGTAGCGCAGGCCGGCCTTCGTCAGACCGACCTCCTGCGCCACCGCCTCGTAGGTGATGTCGGCCTCTCCGGAGGCGTCGACGACGCGGACGGCCGCATCGAGGATCTCGTTCCGCGCACTGGGTCTCATGGAAGTTACTTTACCTTACGTAAGGTAAAGTAACTCTGGGAAGGTACCGTGAGGAACGGACGCCCAGCGGCCCATGTGACGCTCTGTTTCGGGCCCCTCGCGAGCACCCGAGCCCCCGAGTACCGTCGTGCTGGACGGCGCCGTGATCGCCGTCGGACCCAGCCTCGACGAGACGACCCGGTGGTATCCCTGTGAGCAAGCGCATCATCCTCAACGCGTTCGACATGAGCTGCGTGACCCATCAGGCGCCCGGCCTGTGGAAGCACCCCGACAACCAGGCGCACCGTTACAACGACATCGACTACTGGATCGACCTCGCCAGACTCCTCGAGCGGGGCACCTTCGACGCCCTGTTCATCGCGGACGTCGTCGGCATCTACGACGTCTACCGTCACTCCTCCGCACCCGCGCTCATCGACTCGGCGCAACTGCCCGTCGGCGACCCGATCATCCAGGTGTCGGCCATGGCGAAGGCGACCGAGCACCTCGGCTTCGGCGTCACCGTCGCGTCCACCTACGAGCTGCCCTACGCCCTCGCCCGCCGCTTCTCGACGCTCGACCACTTCACGAAGGGTCGGGTCGGCTGGAACGTCGTCACCTCCTACCTCGACTCCGCCGCCCGCAACCTCGGGCTCACCACCCAGATCAAGCACGACGACCGGTACGGCATCGGCGAGGAATTCCTCGACGTCACCTACAAACTGTGGGAGGGCTCCTGGGAGGACGACGCGGTCGTCATCGACCGGGAGAACGGCGTCTACACCGACCCCACGAAGGTGCACCCGATCAACCACCGGGGCGAGCACTTCCAGGTGCCCGGCATCCACCTCTCGGAACCGTCGCCGCAGCGCACCCCGGTCATCTTCCAGGCCGGCGCCTCGGCCCGCGGTCGCCAGTTCGCAGCCACCCACGGCGAGGCGGTGTTCATCAACGGGCTCGTCCCGGAGCTGACCCGCAAGACGACCGACGACATCCGCGAACGCGCCGAGGCCCTCGGACGCCCGCGCGACAGCGTGAAGATCCTCACCCTCGCCACGGCGATCGTCGCCGAGACCGACGAGGAGGCGCAGGCCAAGTACGAGGAGTACCAGCAGTACATCTCGCTCGACGGCGCCCTCACCCTCTACGGCGGCTGGTCCGGCCTCGACCTCTCCTCCTTCGACCCCGACAAGCCGCTCAAGTACGTCGACACCGACTCCGCCCGCTCGGCGCTCGCGATCTTCACGCTCGCCGACCCGGAGCGCGAGTGGACGCCGCGCGACATCGCCCACTACATCGGCATCGGCGGCATCGGGCCCGTGTTCGTCGGCAGCGCCGCGACGGTCGCCGACGAGATCGAGCGCTGGATCGACGTCGCCGGTACCGACGGCTTCAACCTCGCCTACGTCATCACGCCCGGCACCTTCGAGGCCGTCGTCGACCTGCTCGTGCCCGAGCTGCGTCGCCGTGGCCGAGTCTGGGACGAGTACCCGGAGGGGACCCTCCGCGGCCGCCTGAACGGCACCGGCTCCCCCGTCGTGCCCGAGTGGCACCCGGCCCACCGGTACCGCGGTGCGTACGTCGGGCAGCCGTCCGCCGCCGACGACACCGCGCCTTCCCTCTTCGACACCGACAACGCCGACGAGACCAACGCCTACGCCCCAGAAGGAGCCTCAGCATGAGCATCGACACGATCAGCACTTCGACAGGCTCAGTGACCGGGCAGCCGATCCCCGAAGGGCGTACGCACTGGTCCGGCACCGCCGACGACGCCGAGCTCGCGCACTGGGACGCCGTCGCCACCGAGGTCGCCACCAAGCTCGCGGTCGACGTCCTCGAACGCGACCGCGCGAACCTCGACCCCACCACCGAGCTCGACCTCCTCCGCGAATCGGGCCTCGTCAACCTGCTCGACCCCGCCGAGTTCGGCGGGGGTGGCGGACACTGGGAGAGCGCCTTCCGGGTCGTCCGCATCCTGTCGCGCGTCGACGCCTCCATCGGCCAGCTGCTCGCCTACCACTACATCAACGCCGGCAACATCGGCTTCACCGCCGACCCGGCCACGCAGGCCGAGTGGCACCGCAAAACCGTGGAGGGCCGGTGGATCTGGGGCGACTCCGTGAACCCGACGGACCCCGACCTCTCGCTCACCCAGGACGGCGACGCGTTCCGCCTCAACGGACTCAAGCGGTTCTCGACGGGCGCCTCGGCCGGCGACGTCATCCTCGTCAACGCGGTCGTCCGCGGTGGCGACCACGACGGCACGATCTTCCAGTTCGTCCTCGACCACGACCGCGCGGGCATCACCTACCTCGGCGACTGGGACGCGCTCGGCCAGCGGCTCTCCGCCTCGGGTTCCGTGCGGTTCGAGGACGTGCTCGTCGAGCAGGCGGACATCCTCGGCACCGTCGGCGACGAACCGTTCTCCTCCCTCGTGACGCCGGGCATCCAGCTCGCGTTCGGCAACCTCTACCTCGGCATCGCGGAGGGTGCGCTCGCGCAGGGCACGGAGCTCGTCCGGGCACGGAAGAACGCCTGGTTCCTCAGCCGCGCCGAGACCTACCGCGACGACCCGTTCGTGCAGCGCGTCGTCGGCGAGTTCGTGTCGTCGATCGCCGCCGTCGAGGCGCTCGCCGACCGCACGAACGCCCGCTTCGACCGCATCATCGAGCGGGGAGCGGACGTGACCGCGGAGGACCGCGGCGCCATCGCCATCGAGATCGCCAAGCTCAAGGTCGTCTCCACCGAGCTCGGCATCGAGGTCGCGAACCGCATCTTTGAGGTCACCGGCTCCAGCTCGGCGAAGGCCTCCGTGGGGCTCGACCTGTTCTGGCGGAACGTGCGCACGCACTCCCTCCACGACCCGGTCGACTACAAGAAGCTCGAAGTCGGCGCGAACCACCTGAACGGCGAGCTGCAGCCGATCTCGCTCTACACCTAGGCCTTCACGCCACTCCCCCCTTCGACAGGCTCAGGGACCGAACCCAGACTGCCCAACCCGGTCGCCGAGCACCTCCACCGGCCCCTGAGCACCTCCACCGGTCCCTGAGCACCTCCACCGGTCCCTGAGCCTGTCGAAGGGCCCACCGCCCGACCAGCCCACCGCCGCCTCCGGAACGGAACCAGATGACCTCCGCACCCACCACCACCGCCCGCCCGGTCGGCTTCGCGGCCACCCGGGAGCTGCTCCTGCCGCTGTTCGCCGAGATCCAGGCCGGCGCCGTGGAGCGCGAACTCGAGCACCGGCTCCCGCGGGAGGAGGTGCGGAAGCTCGCCGCCGCCGGCTTCGGCGCGCTCCGGGTCCCCGCCGAGTTCGGCGGTTCGGGACTCACCTTCCCGGAGTTCACCGAGCTCCTGATCGAGCTCGCGGCGGCGGACTCGAACCTCCCGCAGATCTTCCGTGGGCACATCGCCCTCGTCGAGGACCAGCTGGTCGCGGCCCCGAGCGACCGACGCACCGCCTGGCTCGAGCGGTTCGTCGCCGGTGAGATCGTCGGCAACGCCTGGAGCGAGGTCGGCTCCGGTGCACTCGGCGTCTCCGGAACGGTCGTCACCGAGCGCGACGGCCGCTACGTCGTGAACGGCCGCAAGTTCTACACGACGGGCAGCATCTACGCCGACTGGACGGACGCGACCGCGCGACTCGTCGTCGAGGGCCAGCCCGACACCGAGGTCACCGTGCTCGTCCGCACGAACCAGCTGGGCGTGACGATCGCCGACGACTGGGACGGCTTCGGGCAGCAGCTCACCGGCACGGGGACGATCGTCTTCGAGGACGCGGTCGTCGACGCCGACCAGCTGCACCCCTTCACCGATCGGTTCCGCTACCAGACCGCGCTCTACCAGCACGTGCTCATCGCCGTGCACGCGGGGATCGCGGCGGCGGTCGAGCGCGACGCCGGGGAGCAGATCCGCGCCCGTACCCGCGTCTACACGCATGGTCTCGCGCCACTCGTGAAGGACGACGGGCAGATCCAGGCGGTGGTCGGCGAGATCTCGTCGATCGCGTTCGTCGCGAAGCAGACCGTGCTCGGGGTCGCCGCTGCGATCGAGCGGGCATCGGAGACCGCCGCCGACCGCGATTCCGCGGACGACGTGCAGGCGAACATCGAGGCCGAGATCCGTTCCGCCCAGGCGCAGGTAGTGCTCTCAGAGCTCGTCCCACGGTCCGCGACGCTGCTGTTCAACACGCTCGGCGCCTCAGCCGTCAGCCGCACGAGCGCCCTCGACCGCCACTGGCGCAACGCCCGCACGGTCGCGTCGCACAACCCCGTGATCTACAAGACGCGCATCGTCGGCGACTGGTCCATCAACGGCACCCCGCCGCCCTTCGTCTGGGCCGTCGGTACGGCCAAGCCGGAGTAGCCCGCCGCGGCACGAGAACAGGACATCCGCCCGAGAGCAGGACGTTTCGACGGGAAATGTCCTGCTCTCGGGAGGATGTCCTGCTGCCGAGCGGGCGCGGGTCAGCGGTCGGCGAAGGCGCCGCGGTAGGCGCGCAGCGGGTGCGTCTCCGGGAGGGTGGACTCCGCACCGAAGAGCTTCTCGCGGAGCGTGCCCGGCGCGTACTCCCGCTGGGCGAGACCGCGCTCCTGCAGCACCGGCATGACCTCGTCGACGAAGACCTCGTAGGAGTGCGGGATCATCCAGTTGGCGACGTTGATCCCGTCGATCCCGGCCGCGCGCCACTCGGCCAGGTGGTCGGCGATCTGCTCCGGCGTGCCGACGACGCGACCCCGCAGCTTCGCGGTGAGCTTGGCGAGGTCGCGGACGGTCGGCTCGCGGTCCGGCGAGAGGGCCTGCAGCGCCTCGAGCATGCTGTGCCCGCCCTGGGTCTCGACGTCCTTGAGCGGGGTGTCCGGGTCGATCGGCTTGCCGGTCGCCTGGTCGGTGCCGAGGTTCGAGTGAGCGAGGAACGCGTCGGCCGACAGGAGGTCGTCGTACTCGGCCTCGATGCGCTTCGCCTCCTCCTCGGTGCTGCCGACGATGAACGACATCGCCTGCCAGAACTTGACGTCGCGCGGGTCGCGGCCGGTCTCGGCGACGAGCGCGCGCGTCGACTCCGCGGACGCCCGAGCGGCCTCGATGCTCGGCGCCATCATGAACTGCACCTCGGCGTAGTTCGCGGCGAACGCCTTCCCCGCACCGGACGAGCCGGCCTGGAACAGGAGCGGCGAGCGCTGCGGCGACGGCGACGACAGGTGCGGGCCTTCCACGCGGTACCGTTCGCCGACGTGGTCGATCCGGTGCACCTTGGTGGGGTCGGCGAAGACGCCGCTGGCCTTGTCGGCGAGGAGCGCGCCGTCGTCCCACGACCCCTCCCAGAGCTTGCCGACGACCGCCACGTACTCCTCGGCCCACGCATACCGCTCGTCGTGCTCGACGAGGCGGTCGAGCCCGTAGTTGCGCGCCGCGTTCTCGAGGAAGCTCGTGACGATGTTCCAGCCGACCCGCCCACCGGACGCGTGGTCGATCGTCGAGATCTTCCGGGCGAAGGTGAACGGGTGCTCCTGCAGGATCGACGAGGTGAACGCGAGGCCGAGGTGCTCGGTGCTGATCGCGAGCGCCGACAGCAGCATCGACGGGTCGTTGCTCGGCAGCTGCATGCCCTCGCGGGCGTTCACGTCGCAGGACGCCCCGGCACCGCCGTATACCCCGACGACGTCGGCGAAGAAGATCGTGTCGAACCGACCCCGCTCGAGCGTCTTCGCGAGGTCGACCCACAGGTTCACGTCGTCGAAGGTGTGCTGCTTCGCCTCCGGGTGGCGCCAGAGGCCGTGCTGCATGTGGGAGCCGGTGTTCATCACGAAGGCACCGAACTGGAGGCGGGAGGGCTGAGCGGCGGTCATCCCCTCACGCTACCGGCAGGGGCTCAACCGAAGGTGCCCTCCAGGTAGACGTCCCCCTCGGGGCCGGAGGTGTGGATCTGGTAGTCGGCGGGGTACCCCGATGGACTCGTTCCGGCGAGCGCCGGGTCCTGCAGGATGGCGACGATCGCTGCGGCCTCCTCCGGGGTCACGTCGTTCACGTAGAGCTTCGGTTGGGCGTTGACCTCGATCTCGACATCGGGGTAGGCCTCGACGACGGCGAGGATGGCGTCGACCATCGGCACGCTCAGCCCGGCCGGGTCGTCCGCCATGGAGAAGCGTTCCGGCACACGGTAGTGCGCGCCGTCCGGGTAGATCCCGCGGAGTTCCCGGACCGCCGCGGGAAGGGCATCCATGGAGAAGACGGTGATGAGCGGTGCCCCCTCCGTGACGGCGATCGACACCTGCAGCCGCTCCGTCAGCATCAGCCGCTGCAGTTCGTCGGCGATCTCGTCCATGCTCTGATCGCTCGGCACGAGCTGCACCCGCCACGGTCCCCGTGGTGGATCCTGTTGCTGGGCGGCCGACGTCGGGTCCGGCTCGCGCTGGATGACGACGATCGCGATGCCCTCGAGGTCCTCCCCGGCACGCTTCGCCGCGTCGGCCGCGCCGAGCACCTGCCCGACGCCGGCATCGAGCGACATCGTCACCGTCGCGCCGTGACCGACGACCTCGATGTCGGCGATCCCGTCGATGTCCGCGAGCGCCCGAGTGAATCCGTCCTCGGCTTCGGACCGTTGCGCCGCGGCGACCTCACGCGCGGGTGGCGGGCGGAACGCACCGGTCGACGCCACGATGACGGCGACGACGATGAGACCGGCGAGCACCGCAGTGACGACCCGTACCCGTCGCCGACCGATGGCGAAGGAGAGGAGCATGATGAGCGCGGCGACGATCAGCACGGGGGCTCCGTAGACGACGAGTCCGAAGACGAGTATCGCGAGTGCTGATCCGAGATTGCTCACCAGCCCACCAGCGGCTCCGCTGGCGATCAACCCCACGGGCGGTATCCCGAAGACCACCAGGACACCGAAGCCGATCCCGGCGACCGTGACCGCCGTCAGGCCGCTCACGTAGGCGAGCCCACGCGAGGGGGTCCTCCGACGGACGACCTCCATCACCGGTTGGACGATCACGAGCATGACGCCGACGGCGAGGAGGATCCACCCGCCGAGCGAGCCGAGCATCTGGTACCAGAGCTCCGCCCCCGACGGCCCGCCGAGCACGAGCGGCGCGTCGGGGCCGTACGACCCGGTCGACTGATCGACGCGCATGGCGGTGCCGACGATGTTGAAAAGCGTCATGACGACGCCCCCGATGGCGATGATGAGGACGGCCGAGACGACGAGGTCGACGGAGCGGATGAGATACGCGATCAGGAACGCGACTCGGGGCGACCGGCGGACAGGATCCTGGGGATCCGCGGATGCGTCGTCGGGGTCGGGCGAGGTCGCCACGGTCGAGGTCGCGTGGACGGATCCGGCGGCGCTGGCCTCGGCGTCATCGCGCTCAGGCGATGTCCCGGCTGCGCCCCCGTCGCTCATGGCTCCCCACTTCCGATGCGTCTCGATGACGCTCCCCCGGTCGTCAGTCTGGCACGACCCTTTCGAGATGCTGCCGCGACCGGGCCCGTCCCGGGTCAGCGCGCGTCGAGCGCCCGGAGCTGCCGCTGGAGGGCGACCTGCCGGTACGAGGTGTCGATCAACTCAGCGATGAGTGCCCAGTCGACGTCGTCGAGCGTGCGGCTGTCGTCGCCGTCGAGACCGGCGTCGAACGCGAGCTTGCCCGACGGGCCGTCGTACTTCGGCGACCAGAACCGGTCGT
This region includes:
- a CDS encoding LLM class flavin-dependent oxidoreductase; the protein is MTAAQPSRLQFGAFVMNTGSHMQHGLWRHPEAKQHTFDDVNLWVDLAKTLERGRFDTIFFADVVGVYGGAGASCDVNAREGMQLPSNDPSMLLSALAISTEHLGLAFTSSILQEHPFTFARKISTIDHASGGRVGWNIVTSFLENAARNYGLDRLVEHDERYAWAEEYVAVVGKLWEGSWDDGALLADKASGVFADPTKVHRIDHVGERYRVEGPHLSSPSPQRSPLLFQAGSSGAGKAFAANYAEVQFMMAPSIEAARASAESTRALVAETGRDPRDVKFWQAMSFIVGSTEEEAKRIEAEYDDLLSADAFLAHSNLGTDQATGKPIDPDTPLKDVETQGGHSMLEALQALSPDREPTVRDLAKLTAKLRGRVVGTPEQIADHLAEWRAAGIDGINVANWMIPHSYEVFVDEVMPVLQERGLAQREYAPGTLREKLFGAESTLPETHPLRAYRGAFADR
- a CDS encoding TMEM198/TM7SF3 family protein; its protein translation is MSDGGAAGTSPERDDAEASAAGSVHATSTVATSPDPDDASADPQDPVRRSPRVAFLIAYLIRSVDLVVSAVLIIAIGGVVMTLFNIVGTAMRVDQSTGSYGPDAPLVLGGPSGAELWYQMLGSLGGWILLAVGVMLVIVQPVMEVVRRRTPSRGLAYVSGLTAVTVAGIGFGVLVVFGIPPVGLIASGAAGGLVSNLGSALAILVFGLVVYGAPVLIVAALIMLLSFAIGRRRVRVVTAVLAGLIVVAVIVASTGAFRPPPAREVAAAQRSEAEDGFTRALADIDGIADIEVVGHGATVTMSLDAGVGQVLGAADAAKRAGEDLEGIAIVVIQREPDPTSAAQQQDPPRGPWRVQLVPSDQSMDEIADELQRLMLTERLQVSIAVTEGAPLITVFSMDALPAAVRELRGIYPDGAHYRVPERFSMADDPAGLSVPMVDAILAVVEAYPDVEIEVNAQPKLYVNDVTPEEAAAIVAILQDPALAGTSPSGYPADYQIHTSGPEGDVYLEGTFG
- a CDS encoding acyl-CoA dehydrogenase family protein, with the translated sequence MSIDTISTSTGSVTGQPIPEGRTHWSGTADDAELAHWDAVATEVATKLAVDVLERDRANLDPTTELDLLRESGLVNLLDPAEFGGGGGHWESAFRVVRILSRVDASIGQLLAYHYINAGNIGFTADPATQAEWHRKTVEGRWIWGDSVNPTDPDLSLTQDGDAFRLNGLKRFSTGASAGDVILVNAVVRGGDHDGTIFQFVLDHDRAGITYLGDWDALGQRLSASGSVRFEDVLVEQADILGTVGDEPFSSLVTPGIQLAFGNLYLGIAEGALAQGTELVRARKNAWFLSRAETYRDDPFVQRVVGEFVSSIAAVEALADRTNARFDRIIERGADVTAEDRGAIAIEIAKLKVVSTELGIEVANRIFEVTGSSSAKASVGLDLFWRNVRTHSLHDPVDYKKLEVGANHLNGELQPISLYT
- a CDS encoding multidrug efflux SMR transporter, whose translation is MKKWLILSAAILLEVTATLSLRGTIENPWWSILAVVGYAGAFIALSLLLRMGVPIGVVYGIWAAAGVALTAVLASLVFGEQFTFTIGLGIAIVIAGVVLVETGHAPESPTPAATNEEVGA
- a CDS encoding TetR/AcrR family transcriptional regulator gives rise to the protein MRPSARNEILDAAVRVVDASGEADITYEAVAQEVGLTKAGLRYHFPSRDAMMIAVIEHVVARWQRELVEELGAPLETSTLEERVRAFVAFAGEGGASQGEFVVFAEAVRRPELAAPWLEYLRTWFGFGEDTDSTSLLLVWLAANGLWIAEATGILDVGRDQRADLVSRLLALAGGEAR
- a CDS encoding LLM class flavin-dependent oxidoreductase gives rise to the protein MSKRIILNAFDMSCVTHQAPGLWKHPDNQAHRYNDIDYWIDLARLLERGTFDALFIADVVGIYDVYRHSSAPALIDSAQLPVGDPIIQVSAMAKATEHLGFGVTVASTYELPYALARRFSTLDHFTKGRVGWNVVTSYLDSAARNLGLTTQIKHDDRYGIGEEFLDVTYKLWEGSWEDDAVVIDRENGVYTDPTKVHPINHRGEHFQVPGIHLSEPSPQRTPVIFQAGASARGRQFAATHGEAVFINGLVPELTRKTTDDIRERAEALGRPRDSVKILTLATAIVAETDEEAQAKYEEYQQYISLDGALTLYGGWSGLDLSSFDPDKPLKYVDTDSARSALAIFTLADPEREWTPRDIAHYIGIGGIGPVFVGSAATVADEIERWIDVAGTDGFNLAYVITPGTFEAVVDLLVPELRRRGRVWDEYPEGTLRGRLNGTGSPVVPEWHPAHRYRGAYVGQPSAADDTAPSLFDTDNADETNAYAPEGASA
- a CDS encoding acyl-CoA dehydrogenase family protein, whose amino-acid sequence is MTSAPTTTARPVGFAATRELLLPLFAEIQAGAVERELEHRLPREEVRKLAAAGFGALRVPAEFGGSGLTFPEFTELLIELAAADSNLPQIFRGHIALVEDQLVAAPSDRRTAWLERFVAGEIVGNAWSEVGSGALGVSGTVVTERDGRYVVNGRKFYTTGSIYADWTDATARLVVEGQPDTEVTVLVRTNQLGVTIADDWDGFGQQLTGTGTIVFEDAVVDADQLHPFTDRFRYQTALYQHVLIAVHAGIAAAVERDAGEQIRARTRVYTHGLAPLVKDDGQIQAVVGEISSIAFVAKQTVLGVAAAIERASETAADRDSADDVQANIEAEIRSAQAQVVLSELVPRSATLLFNTLGASAVSRTSALDRHWRNARTVASHNPVIYKTRIVGDWSINGTPPPFVWAVGTAKPE